The sequence GAGGTGCTGCGGCTGGTCGCGACGGGCTTGACGAACAAGCAGATCGCGCAGCGACTGGTCATCTCGCCACGGACCGTGGAGCACCACGTCCAGGACGTCTACGTCCGCATCGGCGTGACCTCACGCGCGGGCGCTGCGATGTTCGCGATGGAGCATGGACTGCAGGCCTCGCCGTCGCCGGCGGACGCGACATCGGGCGAAAGTGGGTAGGACTACCCATGCGCTCGAGCGGGGCCCGCGGGAGGGTCGATCCATGAGCACTTCCTCGGCACGACGGGCGTCGGCAGAGCGGGCGTCGGCAGAGCGGGCGTCGGCAGACCGGGCGTCGGTGAACCGGGCGTCGCCACGGCGTCCGCGCGAACCGCTCATCACCGGCGCGTTCGTACGGTTGGCGATCGCGGACCTGGCCTACTTCACGGCGGCGGGCGTGGGGCTCCTCGCGATCCCGCTCTACGTCACCGGGCCGATCGGGTCCGACGAGGCCGGCGCCGGACTGGCGTTCGGCGCCTTCGCGATCTCGGCCCTCGCCCTGCGCCCGCTCGTCGGACGGTGGTGCGACTCGTGGGGGCGGGTGCCGCTCATGATCGGCGGCGGCGTGCTCGCCGCGATCTGCCTCGCCCTCACTGCGCAGGTGGACTCGCTGGCGATGGTCGTCGTGCTCCGGCTCGTGCTCGGCGTCGCCGAGGCGGCGTTCTTCGTCGCGTCGATGGCGGTGCTGGTCGACATCGCGCCCGAAAGCCGTCGCGGCGAGGCGTTGAGCTACAACTCGCTCGGGCTCTACCTCGGCATCGCGCTCGGCCCGCCGCTGGCCGAGATCCTCATCCGCGCGGTCGGATTCGCCGGAGCCTGGTACGCGGCGGGAGGGCTCGCCCTCGCGGCTGCCGCCGTCGCGGCCACGATCCGCGAGACGCGTCCTCGCGGTGCTCGTCGCGCTCGCGGCGCGGGGCCCAGGCCGCCGCTCATCCACCGGGCGGCGATCGCCCCGGGACTCGGCTTCCTCGCCTCGGTGGTCGCCATGGGCGGGATCCTCGCCTTCGCCTCGCTGCACGCCGGCGCGGTCGGGGTCGACGCGATCAGCACGCCGATCCTCGTGTACGGGGCGGTGGTGATCGTCGGCCGGATCGGGTTCGGGTGGCTGATGGATCGCCTTCCGCCGCTGCGCCTGGGTGCCGTCGCGCTGGTGGCGATCGCCGCGGGTCTCGTCGTGGCAGCCACGGTTCGCACACCGACCGGCATCCTCCTGGGCGCGGCGCTCCTGGCGGTGGGTGTCGTCTTCAGCACCCCGGCGTTCTTCGCGGCCATCTTCGCCACAGCCGGACCGGCCGAGCGCGGTGCCGCGTCGGGCACGGCGAGCGCGGCGCTCGACCTGGGGCTCGGCCTCGGACCGATGCTTCTGGGGGTGGTCGCCTCGGCGGCGGGCACCTCCTGGGCGTTCGTCGCGGCGGCCGGCGTCGCGATCATCGGTGCGGTGTGGACGGTGTCCCTGGCGAGGAGCACAGGCGCCGCCGCCCGCCGGCACGCCGCCGGCGCCTGACCTTCGTGTTACGAAAGCGGCCGTGCGGAGCGTACGGCCGGGGGCCTCCTGTCACAGCGGCGGGCGCGGCATCCCCGCTGACTAGAATCTTCGAGTGACCTCCGGCCCTTCGTCCTTCTACATCACGACGCCGATCTACTACCCGAGCGACGTGCCGCACATCGGCCACGGCTACACCACGGTCGCGGTCGACACGCTCGCGCGCTGGCACCGCCAGGCGGGCGACGACACGTGGATGCTGACGGGCACCGACGAGCACGGCCAGAAGATGCTGCGGGCCGCGAGCGCGAACGGTGTGACGCCGCAGCAGTGGGTCGACAAGCTCGTGAGCGAGTCGTGGTTCCCGCTGCTGAAGACGCTCGACGTCGCCAACGACGATTTCATCCGCACCACCCAGCCCCGGCACGAGGAGCGCGTCAAGGCGTTCGTGCAGGCCATCTACGATCGCGGCTACATCTACGCGGGCGAGTACGAGGCGCTGTACTGCGTCGGCTGCGAGGAGTTCAAGCCCGAGTCCGAGATCGTCGACGGCACGGGGCCGTTCGAGGGACTCAAGGTCTGCGCGATCCACTCGAAGCCGCTCGAGCTCCTGCAGGAGAAGAACTACTTCTTCAAGCTCAGCGAGTTCCAGGATCGCCTGCTCGAGCTGTACCAGTCCGACTTCGTGCAGCCCGAGAGCGCGCGCAACGAGGTCGTCTCGTTCGTCCGCTCCGGGCTGAAGGACCTCTCGATCTCGCGCTCGGCCTTCGACTGGGGCATTCCGCTGCCGTGGGATGAGTCGCACGTCATCTACGTGTGGGTCGACGCGCTGCTCAACTACGCCACGGCGGTGGGCTACGGCTCCGACCCCGCGCAGTTCGAGCGCCGCTGGCCGGCCTACCACGTCGTCGGCAAAGACATCCTGCGCTTCCACGCGGTCATCTGGCCGGCGATGCTGATGGCCGCGGGCGTCGACGTCCCCAAGGGGGTCTTCGCGCACGGCTGGCTGCTCGTGGGCGGCGAGAAGATGTCGAAGTCGAAGCTCACCGGCATCGCCCCCACCGAGATCACCGACGTGTTCGGCTCGGACGCGTACCGGTTCTACTTCCTGTCGGCGATCGCGTTCGGCCAGGACGGCTCGTTCTCGTGGGAGGACCTCTCGGCCCGCTACCAGGCCGAGCTCGCGAACGGCTTCGGCAACCTGGCGTCGCGCACGACCGCGATGATCGAGCGCTACTTCGAGGGCGTCGTGCCGCCGGCGGGCGAGTACCTCCCCGGTGACCTCGCCGTCCAGAAGACGGTGGCGGATGCCGCGGCCGCCGCCGACGCCGCGATCGAGCGGTTCCGCATCGACGAGGCGATCTCGTCGATCTGGACGATCGTCGATGCGCTCAACCTGTACATCACCGAGAACGAGCCGTGGGTGCTCGCGAAGGACGACTCGCAGCGCGCGCGTCTCGGCACCGTGCTGTACACGGCGGCGGAAGGACTCCGGGCCCTCGCCGTGCTGCTGTCGCCGGTGATGCCCGCATCGACCGAGAAGCTGTGGATCGCCCTCGGCGCCGCCGAGTCGATCGGCCGCCTGCAGGACCAGCCGATCCGCGAGGCCGGCGCGTGGGGCGTGCTCGAGCCCGGCACCTCGGTGAACGGTCTGGCACCGCTCTTCCCCCGCGTCGAGCAGTCCGTCTGATGACGCACACCCCCGGCGTTTCGTCTCGCTTCGCTCGCTCAACGACCGAGGCCGGGTGGGGCGTTTCGTCTCGCTTCGCTCGCTCAACGACCGAGACCTCACCGGTCGTTGAGCGAGGAGCGCAGCGACGAGACGAAACGCGCCGGAGTTCCGCAGATGACTGATCCCAGCAACTACGTCCGCACGCGCTCGCAGGACGGACGCGGCGACGTGCGCTGGCCGGATGCCCCCGAGCCGCTCGCCGTCGCGGTGTACGACAACCACGCCCACCTCGAGATCGAGGACGGCGAGGTCGGACTCTCGCTCGACGAGCAGCTCGAGCGAGCCGGCGAGGCCGGCGTCGTCGGGGTCGTGCAGGCCGGTGGCGACATCGACTCGAGCCGCTGGTCGGCGTGGGCCGCGGCATCCCACCCCCGCGTCTTGGCCGCGGTCGCGATCCACCCGAACGAGGCGCCGGCCTATGCCGCCGCGGGTCGCCTCGAGGAGGCCGTCGCCGTCATCGACGAGTTGGCCGCGCAGCCGCGGGTGCGGGCGATCGGCGAGACGGGCCTGGACTTCTTCCGCACCGACGACGAGGGTCGTCCGGCGCAGTTCGAGAGCTTCGAGGCGCACATCGCGCTGGCCAAGAAGCACGGCATCGCGATGCAGATCCACGACCGCGACGCCCACGACGCGGTGCTCGAGACCCTCGAGCGGGTGGGTGCGCCGGAGCGCACGGTGTTCCACTGCTTCTCGGGCGATGCGGGCATGGCGACGATCGCCGCGGAGCGCGGCTACTACCTGTCGTTCGCGGGCAACATCACGTTCAAGAACGCCCAGAACCTCCGCGACGCGCTCAAGGTGACGCCGCGCGAGCGGATCCTGGTCGAGACGGATGCCCCGTTCTTGACGCCGACGCCGCACCGCGGTCGCCCGAACGCGCCGTACCTGATCCCCGTGACCGTGCGCTTCATCGCCGCCGAGCTGGGCGTGGATCTCGATGAGCTGTGCGCGCAGCTGGCTGCGAACACGCTCGAGGTCTACGGCGCGTTCGAGGACTGACGAGGTGGCGCCGGAGCGGCTGCGGGGCGACGATCTCGCGCAGCTGGTGGGCTTCCTCTCGGAGGTCGATCTGACGTCGAGCGGCTTGGACGCTCCGACCGTGCGCCTGTGGGTGGAGCGGAACGAGCGGGGCGACATCGTCGGCAGCACGGGATACGAGCTGAGCGAAGACGGCGAGCACGCGCTGATCCGCAGCGTGGCGGTGCGTCCGTCCGAGCGATCGCGGGGGAGGGGAACCGCGCTCGCCGAGTTCGCCCTCGGTCGCGCCGCCGCGGAAGGAGCTCGGCGGGCTTGGCTGTTCAGCCGGCGTTCGGGGCCGTTCTGGCGGGGTCTGCAGTTCGAGCGAGCCGACCTCGACGATCTCGCGCGCGTGCTCGCCGTGACGTACCAGGTGCGTCTCTTCGCCGAGTCGGGGCGGCTGCACCGTGAGGTGGCGTGGTCGCGGCCGTTGCCCTGACATCGAGGCATGCGGCACCGCGGTGAGGTGCTGTGCCAGAATCGCTGCCATGTCGCAGCCGAGCCTGGTCGTGGCGGGTGCCCGTGGTTCCGACGGGTCGACTCGTGGACGGTGAGTTGTGGGATGTGACGGATGCCGAAGGTGTCCCCGTCGGCAGAGTGCACCGTCGCGGTGATCCCGGGTTTCCGACCGGACTCTTCCACATCGTGTCGGCGGTGTGCGTCGTGCGCGACGACGGACGCGTGCTGATCACGCAGCGTGCGGTCGCGAAGGACTGGGCGCTGAGCTGGGAGTTCCCGGCGGGGAGCGCGCTCGCCGGCGAAACCAGTGGGAACGCCGCCGTCCGCGAGCTTCGCGAGGAGACCGGGCTCGTCGCGCTCCCTGAGTCACTGGAGCTGGTCGGACGCGTCACCGAGGCCACGGCTCTGCTCGACCTCTACGTGGCCCACGGTGTGCGAAGGTCCACGTTGACGCTGGATCCGAAAGAGGTGCGCGACGCGGCGTGGGTCCCACTCGCGGAGGTGCGCGCGCGGTGCGAGGACGGCCAGATGGCCGGGCCGTGGGTCGAGCGACTCGCGGTCTTGTGGGACGCGCTCGTACGTGCTTCGAAGGTCGCACGGCCATATCCGCAATGACGTGAGTGCGATGTGCCCGCCCACGCCGTTCGCCTCGCGGCAGCGAGCGGAAGTGCGTCCGAGTTGCGTCGTGTCGTCGTCCCGATGTCGGCGCGTGGCGTGACGATATCGGAACGACGTCGCACGGTGATCAATGCAACGCTCCGGGCCACGGGGCTCGTGCTGTCGCCCGCTAGGCGGCGGGCAGGAACCGTCTGGGTGGAGGGTCGATACCTGCCCAGGCGTAGCGGAGCGTGAGTCGTGGCGCGAGGGTGAGGGGATCTCCGCGACCGGGTGGCGGGTGCAGGACGAAGTCGCCGAGTCCGTCGCGGGTGATCCTCCAGCCGCCGTGGTGCAGCTGCATGTGGTGATACCGGCAGAGCAGGATGCCGCGGTCGACGTCGGTGCGGCCGTGGTCGGCGACGAAATGATCGATGTGGTGCGCCTCGCAGTAGGAAGGAGGCCGGTCGCAGCCTCGCCACCGGCATCCGCCGTCGCGGAGCGCGAGGGTGAGGCGCTGCTTCGCGGTGTAGAGGCGGTGCTCACGGCCGAGGCGGAGCGGGTTGCCGTCACGATCGATCGTGCATTCGACGCCGCCGGTGTCGCAGGCGTGCTGAGCGGCGAGGGAGGCCGGAACGGAGGTCTGGCTCTCTTCGAGCAGACCGATCGCCGGGCGTCCGTCGGCGTGGGCTTCGCGGTCGTCGGCCGTGATCAGCACGCGGATCCCGGCTTGACGGGTGCCGAAGACGGTCTTCTCTTCGGCGAGGGCGCCGGCGCGCAGCACGTCGAGAACCAGATCGTAGGCGAGCTGCTCGTTGGTGCGCGGATCGGCCACGAGCTGCTCCGCACGTTCCTTCTCGGCCGGGTCGATGAATCGCGGGCCGCCACGTCGTGGGCGCAGCGCGCTGTCGAGGATGGCGTCCATCCACGCGCCGCCGACATCGTCGAACGCGATGGAGGCCCGCCGGATGCCGTCGCTGTCGGTCCCGAGGCGGAACGATCGCCGCTCGAAGCGCTCATCGAAGCGACGCCCGGCGCCTTCCGGGTCGAGTCGGTCGCGCACGGTCCGGGCGGCCTTGGCGAGTTCTTCCACCGTGCGCTCGCCAGCCTCGGCGGCGAGCTGCTCGGCGGCCAGCGACCACACGTCGGCGATGTGCCTCGAGGCGTCGGGGTCGTCGACCGTGGGAGGTTCTCCCAGGCCGCGGAGGATCACGTCGTGCTGCGCAGAGCTGATCGTGCCGGCGAGCAGGGCGCGCCCCAGCGGCGCGTGCCACGGTTCGGCCGCGACCTCGGCGTCGAGTGAACCGGCGGGTGCGGCATCCGTCGACTCTCCGGCGCCATCGTCCAGCGCGGCACCCATGCCGGCCAGCAGCGATTCGCCGAGGCGGACGTGCTTGACGGCGTCGGCCCGGGTGGCGCCGGTGAGATCTTGGATCAGTGCCGCGAGGGAGTTGTGGCCGCGCTTCTGGGCGAGCCCGCCATGCCCGTGCTCACGGGTCGATCGCGCCGCCGCGACACCCGACGCGACGATCCGCACCTTCTCGGCCGCTCTGATCAGGTTCGACGCGCCGCTGATGATCTCGACGATCGCGTCGTCGTCGAGGGCTGCCATGATGCCGGGCAGGGCGTCTGCCGCGATGTCTGCTCCGAGCAGCCCGCGCAACACCGCGACGTGCTCGCCGAGATCGGAGAAGAAAGCCATAGTTCATCATCCAACACCCCTCCGACATTCGAAGCTATGATCGATACCTCACGACCCCACGGCGGTAACGACGACGTAACGATCGACCGACGAGGCCGGCTGGCAGGGGTCGCGACGCCCGGCTAGCCTGACGGGATGCACGCGGACGCACTCGCGCTTCCCACCGCGATTGCGGCACGCCTCGTGCATGACCAGTTCGCGCCGGGCGTCGAGGTCGAGGACGTGGAATCCGCGGCCACGACCAACTACGTGTTCCGGGTCGGTGCCCGCCATTCGGCTCGATTCCCGATACGGCCGGCCGACGCGGAGGCGCATCGCGACGCTCTGGTCGCGGAGGGGCGGGCCATGGCCGAGTTCGCCGCGGCGAGTCCCTTCCCCTCGCCCCGGCTCGTGTTCATCGGTCGTCCCGGCTTCGGCTACCCGATGCCGTGGTCGGTGCAGTCCTGGATTCGAGGCGATGTGGCGACCGAGGATTCGGTCGCCTCCTCATCGGTGTTCGCTCGAGACCTGGCGCAGCTCATCGTCGCACTTCGGACGGTGGATGTCGGCGGCCGCGTGTTCTCGGGGTCGGGACGGGGTGGTGCCCTGACCGATCACGACGATTGGGTCGCGCACTGCCCGACGAGGAGCGCGGGCGTGCTCCCCGTCGCGCGGCTGCGCCGGGCGTGGGGCGACCTGAGGTCGACTCCGCCCGCCGCGCGACAGGTGATGTCGCACAAGGACCTGACACCGTTCAACCTCGTGATCGACGACGGGCGACTGGCGGGCGTGCTCGACGCCGGGGGATTCGGTCCCGCCGACCCCGCCCTCGACCTGGTTGCGGCATGGCATCTGCTCGACAGAGACCGCCGGGCGGGGTTCCGCGATGACATCGGTGCGGACGACGACGATTGGCGGCGCGGTGCCGCGTGGGCGCTGCAGCAGGCCCTCGGCCTCGTCTGGTACTACGCGACGACGAACCCATCGATGAGTCGACTCGGGCGCAGCACCATC comes from Microbacterium cremeum and encodes:
- a CDS encoding MFS transporter — its product is MSTSSARRASAERASAERASADRASVNRASPRRPREPLITGAFVRLAIADLAYFTAAGVGLLAIPLYVTGPIGSDEAGAGLAFGAFAISALALRPLVGRWCDSWGRVPLMIGGGVLAAICLALTAQVDSLAMVVVLRLVLGVAEAAFFVASMAVLVDIAPESRRGEALSYNSLGLYLGIALGPPLAEILIRAVGFAGAWYAAGGLALAAAAVAATIRETRPRGARRARGAGPRPPLIHRAAIAPGLGFLASVVAMGGILAFASLHAGAVGVDAISTPILVYGAVVIVGRIGFGWLMDRLPPLRLGAVALVAIAAGLVVAATVRTPTGILLGAALLAVGVVFSTPAFFAAIFATAGPAERGAASGTASAALDLGLGLGPMLLGVVASAAGTSWAFVAAAGVAIIGAVWTVSLARSTGAAARRHAAGA
- the metG gene encoding methionine--tRNA ligase, producing the protein MTSGPSSFYITTPIYYPSDVPHIGHGYTTVAVDTLARWHRQAGDDTWMLTGTDEHGQKMLRAASANGVTPQQWVDKLVSESWFPLLKTLDVANDDFIRTTQPRHEERVKAFVQAIYDRGYIYAGEYEALYCVGCEEFKPESEIVDGTGPFEGLKVCAIHSKPLELLQEKNYFFKLSEFQDRLLELYQSDFVQPESARNEVVSFVRSGLKDLSISRSAFDWGIPLPWDESHVIYVWVDALLNYATAVGYGSDPAQFERRWPAYHVVGKDILRFHAVIWPAMLMAAGVDVPKGVFAHGWLLVGGEKMSKSKLTGIAPTEITDVFGSDAYRFYFLSAIAFGQDGSFSWEDLSARYQAELANGFGNLASRTTAMIERYFEGVVPPAGEYLPGDLAVQKTVADAAAAADAAIERFRIDEAISSIWTIVDALNLYITENEPWVLAKDDSQRARLGTVLYTAAEGLRALAVLLSPVMPASTEKLWIALGAAESIGRLQDQPIREAGAWGVLEPGTSVNGLAPLFPRVEQSV
- a CDS encoding TatD family hydrolase — encoded protein: MTDPSNYVRTRSQDGRGDVRWPDAPEPLAVAVYDNHAHLEIEDGEVGLSLDEQLERAGEAGVVGVVQAGGDIDSSRWSAWAAASHPRVLAAVAIHPNEAPAYAAAGRLEEAVAVIDELAAQPRVRAIGETGLDFFRTDDEGRPAQFESFEAHIALAKKHGIAMQIHDRDAHDAVLETLERVGAPERTVFHCFSGDAGMATIAAERGYYLSFAGNITFKNAQNLRDALKVTPRERILVETDAPFLTPTPHRGRPNAPYLIPVTVRFIAAELGVDLDELCAQLAANTLEVYGAFED
- a CDS encoding GNAT family N-acetyltransferase; protein product: MAPERLRGDDLAQLVGFLSEVDLTSSGLDAPTVRLWVERNERGDIVGSTGYELSEDGEHALIRSVAVRPSERSRGRGTALAEFALGRAAAEGARRAWLFSRRSGPFWRGLQFERADLDDLARVLAVTYQVRLFAESGRLHREVAWSRPLP
- a CDS encoding NUDIX hydrolase is translated as MDGELWDVTDAEGVPVGRVHRRGDPGFPTGLFHIVSAVCVVRDDGRVLITQRAVAKDWALSWEFPAGSALAGETSGNAAVRELREETGLVALPESLELVGRVTEATALLDLYVAHGVRRSTLTLDPKEVRDAAWVPLAEVRARCEDGQMAGPWVERLAVLWDALVRASKVARPYPQ
- a CDS encoding HNH endonuclease signature motif containing protein; the encoded protein is MAFFSDLGEHVAVLRGLLGADIAADALPGIMAALDDDAIVEIISGASNLIRAAEKVRIVASGVAAARSTREHGHGGLAQKRGHNSLAALIQDLTGATRADAVKHVRLGESLLAGMGAALDDGAGESTDAAPAGSLDAEVAAEPWHAPLGRALLAGTISSAQHDVILRGLGEPPTVDDPDASRHIADVWSLAAEQLAAEAGERTVEELAKAARTVRDRLDPEGAGRRFDERFERRSFRLGTDSDGIRRASIAFDDVGGAWMDAILDSALRPRRGGPRFIDPAEKERAEQLVADPRTNEQLAYDLVLDVLRAGALAEEKTVFGTRQAGIRVLITADDREAHADGRPAIGLLEESQTSVPASLAAQHACDTGGVECTIDRDGNPLRLGREHRLYTAKQRLTLALRDGGCRWRGCDRPPSYCEAHHIDHFVADHGRTDVDRGILLCRYHHMQLHHGGWRITRDGLGDFVLHPPPGRGDPLTLAPRLTLRYAWAGIDPPPRRFLPAA
- a CDS encoding phosphotransferase, which gives rise to MHADALALPTAIAARLVHDQFAPGVEVEDVESAATTNYVFRVGARHSARFPIRPADAEAHRDALVAEGRAMAEFAAASPFPSPRLVFIGRPGFGYPMPWSVQSWIRGDVATEDSVASSSVFARDLAQLIVALRTVDVGGRVFSGSGRGGALTDHDDWVAHCPTRSAGVLPVARLRRAWGDLRSTPPAARQVMSHKDLTPFNLVIDDGRLAGVLDAGGFGPADPALDLVAAWHLLDRDRRAGFRDDIGADDDDWRRGAAWALQQALGLVWYYATTNPSMSRLGRSTIDRILAAPELNL